One genomic window of Evansella cellulosilytica DSM 2522 includes the following:
- a CDS encoding MDR family MFS transporter, whose product MSKVPHKWLVVITVLLGTFTIILNNSMLNPAVPHLMNVFGGDAVATGWVITIFMVTMGITMPVTGYLGDKFGKKQLYMAGLFIFILGSILGAFSWDLSSLILFRGLQGIGGGLMMPTSMALIFEVFPRKERGLATGIYGIAAMMAPTIGPTLGGFIIEMGSWQWLFLCNIPTGLLGLIFSYLYLKQTKKVNGLTFDLSGFVAVTLGVGAILLALGRVSEIGHLTNVLNIALIVFGLLSLFLFIRIENRKEQPLLDLSIFKVRAYTYSVWIGSISSISLFAGIFLVPLLVQNVYGYGAIMTGLSLLPGALLSGIFMSIGGRMLDKKGPALVVTTGLILTTIPTFLYGFLSLETALWVIFVLNGVRGIGMGLSTMPSTTAGMNAIPEQLITRGSAMNNVLRQMSSSLGIVFISVYFEVRRGQLTALNGTSLEQSSLQAINEGFIIIAILSLISIPIGILLGKEHKKQQKDH is encoded by the coding sequence TTGAGCAAAGTACCACATAAATGGCTCGTAGTTATTACAGTTTTATTAGGGACTTTTACAATTATTTTAAATAACAGTATGTTAAATCCAGCAGTTCCCCATTTAATGAATGTGTTCGGTGGGGATGCCGTTGCGACTGGATGGGTTATTACGATTTTTATGGTTACAATGGGTATTACGATGCCAGTTACGGGATATTTAGGTGATAAGTTTGGGAAAAAGCAGCTATATATGGCTGGCTTGTTCATCTTTATTCTTGGATCCATTTTAGGAGCTTTTTCGTGGGATCTATCCTCTCTCATTTTATTCCGTGGTCTTCAAGGAATAGGTGGCGGATTAATGATGCCAACATCGATGGCGCTTATTTTTGAAGTTTTTCCGAGGAAAGAACGTGGACTTGCGACAGGGATTTATGGTATTGCTGCAATGATGGCGCCAACAATTGGACCGACACTAGGTGGATTTATTATCGAAATGGGATCGTGGCAATGGCTCTTCCTTTGTAACATTCCTACTGGATTATTAGGTCTTATCTTTTCATATTTGTATTTAAAACAAACGAAAAAGGTCAATGGACTTACGTTTGATTTGTCGGGATTCGTTGCTGTCACGCTCGGTGTAGGTGCGATTTTACTTGCATTAGGAAGAGTGTCGGAGATTGGACATTTAACAAACGTATTGAATATTGCTCTTATTGTTTTCGGACTATTATCGTTATTCCTTTTTATCCGCATAGAAAACAGAAAAGAACAGCCACTTCTCGATTTATCGATTTTTAAAGTACGTGCATACACGTATAGCGTTTGGATTGGAAGTATCAGTAGTATTAGCTTGTTTGCTGGTATTTTTCTCGTACCATTGTTAGTGCAAAATGTATATGGTTACGGTGCGATTATGACAGGATTGTCGTTATTGCCAGGAGCATTACTTTCCGGTATTTTTATGAGCATTGGTGGAAGGATGTTAGATAAAAAAGGCCCCGCACTTGTAGTAACGACAGGCCTTATTTTGACGACAATACCTACCTTTTTATATGGATTTTTAAGCTTAGAAACGGCATTATGGGTTATTTTCGTCCTAAATGGTGTAAGAGGAATAGGGATGGGATTAAGCACAATGCCATCTACAACAGCAGGTATGAATGCTATTCCAGAACAGCTAATTACGAGAGGGTCGGCAATGAATAATGTGCTTCGCCAAATGAGCTCTTCGTTAGGGATCGTTTTCATATCCGTATATTTCGAGGTTAGAAGAGGACAGCTTACTGCACTAAATGGGACATCACTTGAACAATCGAGCTTACAAGCAATTAATGAAGGGTTTATCATTATCGCTATACTTTCCTTAATATCTATACCAATTGGGATATTACTTGGGAAAGAACATAAAAAGCAGCAAAAGGACCACTGA
- a CDS encoding YdiK family protein, with protein sequence MKNNSARFFGYFYFFIATAFVYFAIQQHNRSEGWDIWTLLLIALAAIDYMISFRYFGAANKERRKKQ encoded by the coding sequence ATGAAAAATAATTCGGCTCGTTTTTTCGGTTATTTTTACTTTTTTATTGCTACTGCATTTGTTTACTTTGCCATACAGCAGCATAACCGTTCCGAAGGATGGGATATTTGGACGCTACTTCTCATTGCTTTAGCGGCAATTGATTATATGATTTCCTTCCGTTACTTCGGTGCTGCTAATAAAGAAAGAAGAAAAAAACAGTAA
- a CDS encoding CPBP family intramembrane glutamic endopeptidase → MSKRYWIILLSFIIMHLSLSFVTLPLLLRFGSFESESALLGTAVFITFTIGFFVILALTVTANRDEEFTRNKADIPDTILWSFLGIFMVYIAQIVAGLIQMYVFGIEPGSENTEQLVGFATAVPLLIIVFSVFVPIMEEIVFRKIIFGSLFKRYGFWIAALLSGVIFAIVHMDFKHLLVYLLGGIVLAYLYVKTKRIIVPIIAHVGINSFVMIVQVIFGEQIQNYLDRVENMQVIFYLFGGLF, encoded by the coding sequence TTGAGTAAAAGGTATTGGATTATTCTACTTAGTTTTATCATCATGCATTTAAGTTTATCTTTTGTTACTTTACCGCTACTACTGCGCTTTGGCTCATTTGAATCTGAAAGTGCTTTATTAGGTACTGCAGTCTTCATTACTTTTACTATAGGATTCTTTGTCATCCTAGCATTAACCGTGACGGCAAATCGTGATGAGGAATTCACTAGAAACAAAGCCGACATTCCAGACACTATTTTGTGGTCTTTTCTAGGTATTTTCATGGTATACATCGCACAAATTGTTGCAGGGCTTATTCAAATGTATGTATTCGGAATAGAACCTGGTTCAGAGAACACAGAACAGCTTGTTGGGTTTGCAACAGCTGTACCTTTACTAATCATCGTATTTTCAGTTTTTGTTCCAATCATGGAGGAAATTGTATTTAGGAAGATCATTTTTGGAAGCTTATTTAAGCGATATGGATTTTGGATTGCAGCATTATTAAGTGGTGTCATTTTCGCAATCGTACACATGGACTTTAAGCATCTTCTCGTATACTTATTAGGTGGTATTGTATTAGCCTATCTCTACGTGAAAACAAAGCGAATTATTGTGCCAATTATTGCTCATGTCGGAATTAATTCATTCGTGATGATCGTCCAAGTAATTTTTGGGGAACAAATTCAAAACTACCTTGATAGGGTGGAAAACATGCAGGTAATCTTTTATTTATTTGGAGGACTTTTTTAA
- the groES gene encoding co-chaperone GroES, with translation MLKPLGDRIVIELVEQEEKTASGIVLPDSAKEKPQEGKVVAVGTGRVTENGERVALEVSEGDAIIFSKYAGTEVKYEGKEYLILRESDVLAVIG, from the coding sequence TTGTTAAAACCATTAGGTGATCGTATTGTCATTGAGTTGGTAGAGCAAGAAGAAAAAACGGCTAGCGGAATCGTACTTCCTGATTCTGCAAAGGAAAAGCCGCAGGAAGGTAAAGTGGTTGCAGTAGGTACTGGACGCGTTACTGAAAATGGTGAGCGTGTAGCACTAGAAGTAAGTGAAGGGGATGCTATCATCTTCTCTAAATATGCAGGCACAGAAGTGAAGTATGAAGGCAAGGAATATTTAATCCTTCGTGAAAGCGACGTATTAGCAGTTATCGGTTAA
- the groL gene encoding chaperonin GroEL (60 kDa chaperone family; promotes refolding of misfolded polypeptides especially under stressful conditions; forms two stacked rings of heptamers to form a barrel-shaped 14mer; ends can be capped by GroES; misfolded proteins enter the barrel where they are refolded when GroES binds), whose amino-acid sequence MAKDIKFSEDARRSMKRGVDALANAVKVTLGPKGRNVVLEKKFGSPLITNDGVTIAKEIELEDNFENMGAKLVSEVASKTNDIAGDGTTTATVLAQAMISEGLKNVTSGANPMGIRKGIEKATQAAVAELQSISNPIESKESIAQVAAISAADDEVGQLIAEAMERVGNDGVITVEESKGFTTELEVVEGMQFDRGYASPYMVTDSDKMEAVLDDPYILITDKKIASIQEVLPVLEQVVQQGKPILIIAEDVEGEALATLVVNKLRGTFNAVAVKAPGFGDRRKAMLDDIATLTGGEVITEDLGLDLKSASITQLGRASKVVVTKDNTTIVDGSGDAAEIANRVNQIKAQVEETTSDFDKEKLQERLAKLAGGVAVVKVGAATETELKERKLRIEDALNSTRAAVEEGIVSGGGTALVNVINAVKAVDAEGDEATGVNIVLRALEEPVRQIAHNAGLEGSIIVERLKGESVGVGFNAATGEYVNMVEAGIVDPTKVTRSALQNAASVAAMFLTTEAVVADLPEEDGGAGGGMPDMGGMGGMGGMM is encoded by the coding sequence ATGGCAAAGGACATTAAGTTCAGTGAAGACGCACGTCGCTCCATGAAGCGTGGAGTGGATGCTTTAGCTAATGCTGTAAAAGTAACTTTAGGACCAAAAGGTCGTAACGTTGTTCTTGAGAAAAAATTCGGTTCTCCACTCATCACTAACGACGGTGTAACAATTGCAAAGGAAATCGAATTAGAAGATAACTTCGAAAATATGGGTGCTAAGCTTGTATCTGAGGTTGCAAGTAAAACGAATGATATCGCTGGTGACGGTACTACTACAGCGACTGTTTTAGCTCAAGCAATGATCTCAGAAGGTTTGAAAAACGTTACTTCTGGTGCGAACCCAATGGGAATCCGTAAAGGAATCGAAAAAGCAACACAAGCTGCAGTTGCAGAGCTTCAATCTATTTCTAACCCAATTGAAAGCAAAGAGTCTATCGCACAAGTAGCTGCAATCTCTGCTGCTGACGATGAAGTAGGTCAATTAATTGCTGAAGCGATGGAGCGCGTTGGTAACGATGGTGTTATCACTGTAGAAGAATCTAAAGGATTCACTACAGAGCTTGAAGTTGTAGAAGGTATGCAGTTTGACCGTGGATATGCTTCTCCATACATGGTAACAGATTCTGATAAAATGGAAGCTGTTTTAGATGATCCATATATTCTTATCACTGATAAGAAAATTGCTAGCATTCAAGAAGTATTACCTGTACTTGAGCAAGTTGTTCAACAAGGTAAGCCAATCCTTATCATTGCGGAAGACGTTGAAGGAGAAGCACTTGCTACATTAGTAGTAAACAAGCTTCGCGGAACGTTCAATGCAGTAGCTGTAAAAGCGCCTGGATTCGGTGATCGTCGTAAAGCAATGCTTGATGACATTGCTACATTAACTGGCGGTGAAGTGATTACTGAAGATCTTGGTTTAGATCTTAAATCTGCTAGCATCACGCAACTAGGCCGCGCGTCTAAAGTTGTTGTTACAAAAGACAACACAACAATCGTTGACGGATCTGGTGATGCAGCTGAAATCGCTAACCGTGTAAACCAGATTAAAGCACAAGTAGAAGAAACTACTTCTGACTTCGATAAAGAAAAACTTCAAGAGCGTTTAGCGAAGCTTGCTGGTGGCGTTGCAGTAGTTAAAGTAGGTGCTGCTACAGAAACTGAGCTTAAAGAGCGTAAGCTACGTATTGAAGACGCATTGAACTCTACTCGCGCTGCAGTAGAAGAAGGTATCGTTTCTGGTGGTGGTACAGCATTAGTAAACGTCATCAACGCAGTGAAAGCTGTTGACGCTGAAGGTGACGAAGCTACTGGTGTAAACATCGTACTACGTGCACTAGAAGAACCAGTTCGTCAAATTGCACACAACGCTGGTCTTGAAGGCTCAATTATCGTTGAGCGCTTAAAAGGCGAATCTGTTGGTGTTGGTTTCAACGCAGCAACTGGCGAATACGTAAACATGGTGGAAGCTGGAATCGTTGACCCAACTAAGGTTACTCGTTCAGCTCTACAAAACGCAGCATCTGTTGCGGCAATGTTCCTAACTACTGAAGCTGTTGTAGCGGATCTTCCAGAAGAAGATGGCGGCGCTGGCGGCGGAATGCCTGACATGGGCGGCATGGGTGGCATGGGCGGCATGATGTAA
- a CDS encoding tyrosine-type recombinase/integrase: MADLNQELMPHSLRHTHTSLLAEARVSLEQIMDRLGHTDDQITKNVYLHVTQEMKKEASQKFSELMRSFR, encoded by the coding sequence TTGGCAGATTTAAACCAAGAACTAATGCCACACAGCTTAAGGCATACGCACACGTCCCTTCTTGCTGAGGCCCGTGTGTCGCTCGAACAAATCATGGATAGACTTGGGCATACCGATGATCAAATCACAAAAAATGTCTATCTCCATGTAACGCAAGAAATGAAAAAAGAAGCCTCTCAAAAGTTCAGTGAACTTATGAGAAGCTTCCGTTAA
- a CDS encoding sugar phosphate isomerase/epimerase family protein: MDVGYMTNGYGLLVGAGGGVTSVKDIRYETLCEDKAVIETVASQGYSSVEMFDGNLERFANSPEQLQQILDENNVSLLGVYIGANFIYKDALEDELWRIEHISDLAAKFGAKHIVLGGGAVRPNGNTEEDYTLLANALEKAEAIVTNKGMVASYHPHLGSMVESPDQVDKLFEQSKIPFCPDIAHLAAGGGDPLSMIKKYKDRIKYIHLKDLKDGTFMPLGKGDLPITEIIEYLKSEGYEGDWLVEIDGYNGEPEEASLTSYEFLKGKLDS, translated from the coding sequence ATGGATGTTGGTTACATGACGAATGGTTATGGGCTTTTGGTTGGTGCTGGTGGCGGTGTTACAAGTGTCAAGGATATTAGGTATGAAACGCTATGTGAAGATAAAGCAGTAATAGAGACTGTAGCATCTCAAGGTTATTCTAGTGTTGAAATGTTTGATGGGAATTTAGAACGTTTTGCAAATTCGCCGGAACAATTACAGCAAATTTTAGATGAAAATAATGTATCTCTTCTTGGTGTTTATATTGGCGCAAATTTTATTTATAAGGATGCTTTAGAGGATGAGCTATGGAGGATTGAACACATAAGTGACTTAGCAGCAAAATTCGGTGCAAAACATATTGTCCTTGGAGGCGGTGCTGTTAGGCCTAATGGGAATACAGAGGAAGATTATACTCTGTTAGCTAATGCCTTGGAGAAGGCTGAAGCGATTGTTACGAATAAAGGAATGGTTGCTAGCTATCACCCGCACTTAGGATCAATGGTAGAATCACCTGATCAAGTTGATAAACTATTTGAACAATCAAAAATTCCGTTTTGTCCAGATATTGCTCACTTAGCCGCAGGTGGGGGAGATCCTTTATCTATGATAAAGAAGTATAAAGACAGAATTAAATATATTCATCTAAAGGATCTAAAAGATGGTACTTTTATGCCACTTGGTAAAGGTGACCTCCCTATTACAGAAATTATTGAGTATTTAAAGAGTGAAGGTTATGAAGGTGATTGGCTCGTTGAAATCGATGGTTATAATGGTGAACCTGAAGAAGCAAGTCTCACATCTTATGAGTTTTTAAAAGGTAAATTAGATTCCTAG
- a CDS encoding Gfo/Idh/MocA family protein: protein MKELKVGLIGAGFMGKAHVVGYSNTPKLFAPAPVRPIFKTVCDIDEAVAEEAKERFGFEKSTTDYMDIINDPDIDIVSVCTPNDTHAEISIAALNAGKHVLCEKPISNNPEDAKAMADAAEEAKKKGIISMCAYQYRRVPAVVLAKKFVEEGSIGEILNIRTQYLQSWSADPNSPLSWRFQKKYAGAGALGDIGTHVIDIAQYLAGDIDEVVSNVRTYIKERPVQEGGADLLGTVKIDGDAEKAPVDVDDEASFLVNFKSGAVGSIEATRNAWGRNNYITIELHGTKGSILFNYERLNELQVCFSDDPDDRRGFKTIYTGPAHYYGDVTWNIPGMNIGYGELKTIESYDFLKAVVEGVQPSTTFAEAYKVDRVCQAVLKSSSSRAWEKVQ, encoded by the coding sequence ATGAAGGAATTAAAAGTAGGATTAATTGGAGCAGGTTTTATGGGGAAGGCACACGTTGTAGGTTATTCTAATACCCCAAAATTATTTGCGCCAGCACCAGTAAGACCTATATTTAAAACTGTATGTGATATTGACGAAGCCGTTGCTGAAGAGGCTAAAGAGCGTTTTGGTTTTGAAAAAAGCACTACTGACTATATGGATATTATAAATGATCCTGATATTGATATTGTAAGCGTTTGTACTCCTAATGATACGCATGCTGAAATTTCTATCGCAGCACTAAATGCAGGAAAACATGTATTGTGTGAAAAGCCAATTTCTAATAATCCTGAGGACGCAAAAGCGATGGCTGATGCTGCAGAGGAAGCTAAGAAAAAAGGAATTATTTCAATGTGTGCATATCAATATCGACGTGTACCAGCTGTTGTACTTGCAAAGAAATTTGTTGAGGAAGGTTCAATCGGTGAGATACTAAATATACGTACACAATATTTACAGAGTTGGAGTGCAGATCCAAATTCACCACTTTCGTGGAGATTTCAAAAGAAATATGCTGGTGCAGGAGCGTTGGGTGATATAGGTACACATGTAATAGATATTGCCCAGTACTTAGCTGGAGATATTGATGAGGTTGTTTCAAATGTACGTACGTATATAAAAGAGCGTCCAGTGCAAGAAGGTGGAGCTGATTTACTTGGAACCGTAAAAATCGATGGGGATGCAGAGAAAGCCCCTGTTGATGTAGATGATGAAGCTTCCTTCCTAGTTAACTTTAAGAGTGGTGCAGTAGGAAGTATCGAAGCAACTCGGAATGCATGGGGTAGAAACAATTATATTACTATTGAGCTACATGGTACAAAAGGGTCTATTTTATTTAATTATGAGAGGCTCAATGAACTTCAGGTATGCTTTTCAGATGATCCAGATGACCGTCGAGGATTTAAAACAATTTACACAGGCCCAGCCCATTACTACGGGGATGTTACTTGGAATATACCAGGTATGAACATTGGATATGGAGAATTAAAAACGATTGAAAGTTATGACTTTTTGAAAGCGGTTGTTGAAGGTGTTCAGCCATCAACTACATTTGCAGAAGCCTACAAGGTTGACCGTGTATGCCAAGCAGTTCTAAAGTCATCATCATCACGTGCTTGGGAGAAAGTACAATAA
- a CDS encoding substrate-binding domain-containing protein, with protein MKKYKKLILTGAVLLTSFFGVACNDDGNEDAVGDVDVEINVDDVEIATEPIRINPDIDAESEIFSEGPQGEIAVSAHEVELTPEEVKEISEGNYTAAISMHYAGNDWSRAQIDGLQQTFAKMGIEVIAITDAQFSVEKQASDIETLMARNPDILVSIPVDPVSTAGAYRQAAEAGIHLVFMDNVPDGFNPGEDYVSVVSADNYGNGIVAARTMAEELGGEGKIGVIYHDADFFVTAQRVEAFERTIEEEYPNIEIVERGGIAEPEDGESVASAMITRNAELDGLFVVWDVPAEGALAAARTAGLDDLVVTTIDLGSGVALDMARNQHIKGIGAQLPFDQGVAEAILAGYAILGKEAPSYVAVPALTVTRDNLLESWKLVYNEEAPSEIIDALD; from the coding sequence ATGAAAAAGTACAAAAAGTTGATTTTAACTGGAGCAGTGTTATTAACATCATTTTTCGGAGTTGCGTGTAACGATGATGGAAATGAAGATGCTGTGGGGGATGTAGATGTTGAAATAAATGTAGATGATGTAGAAATAGCAACTGAGCCCATTCGAATAAACCCCGATATTGATGCTGAATCAGAAATTTTCAGTGAAGGACCACAGGGAGAAATTGCTGTATCTGCACACGAAGTTGAATTAACACCTGAAGAGGTTAAAGAAATCAGTGAAGGGAATTATACAGCAGCTATTTCCATGCACTATGCTGGAAACGACTGGTCACGTGCACAAATTGATGGATTGCAACAAACTTTCGCAAAAATGGGTATTGAAGTAATTGCCATTACAGATGCACAATTTAGTGTTGAAAAGCAAGCGAGTGATATTGAAACACTAATGGCTCGAAATCCAGATATTCTAGTAAGTATTCCAGTAGATCCAGTTTCTACAGCTGGTGCATATCGTCAGGCGGCTGAAGCTGGAATTCATCTAGTTTTTATGGATAATGTTCCGGATGGCTTTAATCCAGGAGAAGACTATGTCAGTGTAGTTTCTGCTGACAATTACGGAAATGGAATAGTTGCAGCACGTACAATGGCTGAGGAGTTAGGAGGAGAAGGGAAGATTGGGGTTATTTATCACGATGCAGACTTCTTTGTAACTGCTCAAAGGGTAGAAGCTTTTGAAAGGACTATTGAAGAAGAGTACCCTAACATAGAAATCGTTGAAAGAGGCGGTATAGCAGAACCGGAAGATGGAGAAAGTGTTGCATCAGCTATGATCACGAGGAATGCCGAATTAGATGGTTTATTTGTAGTATGGGATGTCCCCGCAGAAGGTGCGCTTGCAGCAGCAAGAACGGCTGGACTTGATGACCTTGTAGTTACTACTATTGATCTTGGGTCAGGGGTAGCACTAGATATGGCAAGAAATCAACATATTAAAGGAATTGGTGCTCAACTTCCATTCGACCAAGGTGTAGCGGAGGCTATTTTAGCAGGATATGCGATATTGGGCAAAGAAGCTCCTAGTTATGTTGCTGTACCGGCATTAACAGTTACGAGAGATAACTTACTTGAGTCTTGGAAGCTAGTATACAATGAAGAAGCTCCATCAGAAATCATTGATGCATTAGATTAA
- a CDS encoding Gfo/Idh/MocA family protein, with the protein MKTMKVGMIGGEFMAKAHSLAMAAVPMFFEDGVRLEKHTIADIDKDSAKGAASKLGFSHYTDDWKTIINNPEIDIVDIVTPNHLHEEMAIAAAEAGKHIICEKPLGRNAEETARILEVVEKAGVKHMVAFNYRKTPAVALAKKYIEEGSIGKILNFRGTYLQDWSADPNSPLSWRFNKEIAGSGTLGDIGTHVLDLAHYLVSDIAEVNAITRTWVEERPTQDAQTDSLGTIKKGNINKGKVTVDDEVITLLKFSNGAIGSLEATRNAWGRHNFLTFEIHGEKGSLFFNYERRDELQVCFSDDPDDRRGYKTVYTGVSHPYGEGLWPIPGLGIGYSEVKIIEMHDFLSAIMNDKECQPSFKEGHRIAQVTDAILTSAENQQWTKTKQ; encoded by the coding sequence ATGAAAACGATGAAAGTAGGCATGATCGGTGGTGAATTCATGGCTAAGGCACATTCTTTAGCCATGGCCGCTGTACCAATGTTTTTTGAAGATGGTGTGCGTTTAGAAAAGCATACGATAGCAGATATTGATAAAGACTCAGCGAAAGGTGCAGCGTCAAAGCTTGGATTTAGCCATTACACAGATGACTGGAAAACAATAATTAACAATCCGGAAATTGATATAGTCGATATTGTTACACCTAATCATTTACATGAAGAGATGGCGATTGCAGCAGCGGAGGCAGGTAAGCACATAATTTGTGAAAAGCCTCTTGGAAGAAATGCTGAAGAAACTGCAAGAATTTTAGAGGTAGTAGAAAAAGCTGGAGTAAAGCATATGGTTGCTTTTAACTATCGAAAAACACCTGCAGTTGCCTTAGCTAAAAAGTATATCGAAGAAGGTTCAATAGGAAAAATATTAAACTTTCGCGGAACATACTTACAAGACTGGTCAGCTGATCCTAACTCACCATTATCATGGCGATTTAATAAGGAAATAGCTGGTTCAGGAACATTAGGGGATATCGGAACGCACGTTCTGGATTTGGCTCATTATCTTGTAAGCGACATTGCTGAAGTAAATGCCATAACACGAACTTGGGTTGAGGAGAGACCGACGCAAGATGCACAAACTGATTCTCTTGGAACAATAAAAAAAGGCAATATTAATAAAGGTAAAGTAACTGTTGATGATGAAGTTATTACATTGCTTAAATTTAGTAATGGCGCTATTGGGTCTCTTGAAGCAACTAGAAATGCATGGGGAAGACATAACTTCTTAACATTTGAAATTCATGGTGAAAAGGGATCTCTTTTCTTTAATTATGAGCGTCGTGATGAGCTTCAGGTATGCTTTTCTGACGATCCTGATGATCGCCGCGGTTATAAGACGGTTTATACAGGGGTTTCTCACCCTTATGGTGAAGGGCTTTGGCCTATACCGGGGTTAGGGATTGGCTACAGTGAAGTGAAAATTATTGAAATGCATGATTTCCTATCAGCAATTATGAATGATAAGGAGTGTCAACCGAGTTTTAAAGAAGGACATCGAATTGCACAAGTAACAGACGCCATATTAACATCAGCAGAAAATCAACAATGGACAAAAACAAAGCAATAA
- a CDS encoding sugar ABC transporter ATP-binding protein, which yields MMGKVILQMSKINKSFNGVNVLNDVDFEVEEGEVHALMGGNGAGKSTLMKILTGVYSKDAGEIKVDGEVKDLIGHKGALEAGISMIFQEFSLIPKLTVAQNIYLNREPKTKFGLVDDRKMIRDAKELLSELELSISPKELVENISVGYWQMTEIAKALSMNTKILIMDEPTSTLTKSETEVLFSLIKRLKNNGITIIYISHRMDEIFRVCDRISVLRNGKNAATLKSSDTTMEELVTHIIGGNLKSSFEWVEREKINNRKPLLEVKNLKSGDKVNNVSFSLYEGEILGLAGLMGSGRSETARAIFGVDQLEDGEIWIKGKERSINSPQDAISYGLGLVPEDRRSQGLVLGHNVKENLILSSLNLLSNKKVINEKLANKEVERFVEKLNIKTDGIYKTVSLLSGGNQQKIVLAKWLLNNTEILILDEPTSGVDIGAKTEIIEIIREIADSGKAVLVVSSEMKELLAMSDRILVMKDGEITSSIERTEIDSEEDVERAIQGD from the coding sequence ATGATGGGCAAAGTTATTCTCCAAATGTCAAAGATTAATAAATCATTCAATGGAGTCAACGTCTTAAATGATGTCGATTTTGAAGTGGAAGAAGGCGAAGTCCATGCACTCATGGGAGGAAATGGTGCAGGGAAATCTACATTAATGAAGATTCTCACTGGTGTTTATTCAAAGGATGCCGGTGAAATAAAAGTTGATGGTGAAGTCAAAGATTTGATTGGCCATAAAGGTGCTCTGGAAGCTGGTATATCAATGATTTTCCAAGAGTTTAGTCTTATTCCAAAATTAACTGTTGCACAAAATATCTATTTAAATCGTGAGCCTAAAACAAAGTTTGGTTTGGTTGATGATCGTAAAATGATTAGAGATGCTAAAGAATTATTAAGTGAGCTCGAACTATCCATTTCACCGAAGGAATTGGTTGAAAATATAAGTGTCGGCTATTGGCAAATGACAGAAATCGCTAAAGCATTATCGATGAATACAAAGATACTTATTATGGATGAGCCGACATCAACACTAACTAAATCTGAAACAGAAGTGCTATTTTCACTAATTAAACGTTTAAAGAATAATGGGATTACAATAATTTATATCTCGCACCGTATGGATGAGATTTTCCGTGTGTGTGACCGAATCAGTGTTTTAAGAAATGGTAAAAACGCCGCTACTTTAAAATCTTCAGATACTACGATGGAAGAACTAGTTACACATATTATCGGTGGAAATTTAAAATCTTCATTTGAATGGGTCGAACGTGAGAAAATAAACAATCGAAAACCACTCCTAGAAGTGAAAAACCTAAAGTCTGGAGATAAGGTTAATAATGTTAGCTTTTCACTATATGAAGGAGAAATTTTAGGTCTAGCTGGTCTTATGGGAAGTGGTCGTTCGGAAACAGCTAGAGCAATATTTGGTGTGGATCAATTAGAAGATGGTGAAATTTGGATAAAAGGGAAGGAAAGGTCCATTAATTCACCACAGGATGCAATTAGTTACGGTTTGGGTCTTGTTCCTGAAGATCGTCGTTCCCAGGGTCTAGTGCTAGGGCACAATGTAAAGGAAAATTTGATATTATCAAGCCTTAATCTTCTTTCAAACAAAAAAGTCATCAATGAGAAATTAGCTAATAAAGAAGTAGAACGATTTGTCGAAAAGTTGAATATTAAAACAGATGGAATTTATAAAACTGTATCACTTTTATCCGGAGGAAACCAGCAAAAGATTGTCCTCGCTAAATGGTTATTGAATAACACAGAAATTCTTATTTTAGATGAGCCGACGAGCGGAGTGGACATCGGAGCAAAAACAGAAATCATTGAAATTATTAGAGAAATTGCTGATTCAGGCAAAGCAGTTCTCGTCGTATCATCGGAGATGAAAGAACTTTTGGCGATGAGCGACAGAATTCTCGTCATGAAAGATGGCGAAATTACTAGCTCGATTGAGCGAACTGAGATTGATAGCGAGGAGGATGTTGAACGTGCAATCCAAGGTGATTAA